The sequence below is a genomic window from Paenibacillus silvisoli.
CAATGAACGCCGACTCCTGCAGCTCGGCAGGCAGCTCCTCGATATGCGTACGCATGATGACCATGGTGAAAAATCCGAACGCGCCTGGAAGCACGTACACCAGGAAGTTATTGATCAAGTCAAGCTTGGACATCACGACATAGTTGGAAATGATCGTGCCCCCGATAAACATCGGGATCATGAAGAAGAACAGCAGCGCTTTGCGGCCCGGCAAGAAGCGCTTCGAAAGCGCGAAGGCAGCGAGCATGCACACGATTACGGACAGTACCGGTCCGATCACGCAGCGCAGCGCCGTGACGATAAACGCCGAGTGAAGCCGGTCATATTGGAAAACGAACATGTAATTTTCTAGCGTGAAGACGCGCGGGAAGAACCAGATCGGACCTGCAGCCGCGTCAGCGCCGGTATTGAAGGACATCACGAGGATGTACCAGAACGGGTAAATCGCTGCCACAGACCAGGCGATCATGATGAGCATGTTGAAGATATCGAAGCTCCGCTCGCCCGCGGTACGTTTAATTCGGTTTGATGCAATGGTAGTCATACTTCCGGTAACCCCTTCCTTTAAATGATGCCAACGTTGCTGAGACGTTTCGTGGTGTAGTTCGTCGCCATTATCAATATGAATGAAATGACGCCCTGGAATAAGCCAACGGCCGCCGAGTAGGAATACTGCCCGCTTACAAGACCTTGATAGTACGTATAAACACCGATCGTATCGGTCTCCATCCGAATCATTTTGTTTTGCAAGTTGAAGACTTGGTCGAAGTTCGTTGCCAACAGACCGCTCAGCGAGAAGATCAACAGGATACACATCGTTGGAACCAAACCTGGGAGCGTGATGTAAATCAGTCGCTGCCAGCGGCTTGCGCCGTCGACTTGCGCCGCTTCGTATTGCTGCGGATCGATGCTCGTCAGTGCCGCCAGGTAAAGAATCGTGCCCCAGCCTGTCTCTTTCCACATTTCCGAAATGACCAGAACCGGCAAGAAGTTTTTCGCATCCTGCATATAAGAGATACGCTCCGCAGCCGGATCGAACATTTGACGAATGTTATTGATGATACCCGTCGGGTCAACGGTCAGGAACATATAGAACAAGCCCGCTACAGTAACCCACGATACGAAGTGAGGAATGTACGACGTCGTTTGCACGACCTTCTTGAACCGGTCGCCGCGAAGCTCGTTCAGCAGTAACGCGAAAATAAGAGGAGCCGGGAACGTTGCCACCATCATCGTGATGCTGTATAGCAGCGTGCGGCCGATCAGCTTATAGAACTTGTCGTCGGTCAAAAACTTCGCGAAGTTATCGAAGCCGACGAATTCGCTGCCGAAGCCGAACCAGCCTTTATTGAAATCATAATCAAGAAATGCGATGTAGTTCGAGAACATCGGCAGATACGCGAAAATGAAAGTAAGGACAACCGCAGGGACTAGGAAAAGATACAGAATCTTAATGTTTTGCTTTTCCAATCCGCCGCGCTTCGCGCGCCTTACGTTTTGTTTGCTTGTTGTCGTTGCCATCGGTAAATCCTCCTAGTTCAATTGCGTCTTAACCACCGTTATTATGTCCCGAACCCTCAATTTTGACGATTCGTTACATTTTGGCAGTTAATTGTTGAAACGATTCGATAAAGTTTTTTTAAAAAAAGCGGTAAAAATGAACCGCTTTCATGAACATTAAACGTATTCTGTCTCATTTTCGGCGTGTAAAAGGGTCTAGTGTCAATTTTGCAGGCAATCGCTATTGAAACGTTTCACAAAACACATCTTAGCACAATGCGTCCGTCGTGAAAAGGATTGCACGACATTTTTTTCGCGAGAAATTATCATAAGTATGACACTATTTTCATATGGCTGGATGTATTTGGTGAAACGATTCAACGAAAAAGACAAAAAAACCCCGAAATATCGGGGGTTTCAAAGTTGATCTATCTTCAGCTGTTAATTAGACAAATTGTACGGTCAGCTTGTCGTCGACCTTTGCGTGCTTCCGGGAAACGACGATTTTGACGCCGCCTTCTTCTTGCACGTCGTAATCGGCGCTTGACGCAATTTGGCGTGCCGTTTCGATGGCGATTACATCCTCCGGCTGCGTCAGACGGAACGAAATCGAATCCGCCGCTACGGCGATAATTTCGGCTGTCGCATACGCAATGCGTTCATCGCCGAACGACATCCCGATCGGAAGCATGTAGCCGTCCTTGCTGCCAATGGTCAGTTTACGTCCGCCGAACAGCTTCTCGCCATTTCCGGTCAGCTGCAGCTCCTTCTCGAAGCCGTCCAAATTGAGCACGTGCACGAACCGTTCGCCTTCGGAATTCGAAGTCGACGTCGTGAAAATTCCGTAGTAGCCGTTGTCATGCGTCAAGCCCGCCTTTGCGCCTAAGCGCTCGAGCGCGGTTTTGAACAACGGTACATCGCCGCTGTACGCCGTCGCGATGACGATTGCGCGGCCGCTCTGGCCGACCTTCGCTTCAACGCCGCATACGGCTCCGGAATCGTACATGCGCATGAACACTTCGCCGTCTCCCGGCGCAAGCCGCTGCGCGAAATGCGTATGCACCTCCGGACGGCCGGCAGCCCAGCCTTCCGCTGCGACGGACGGCCAAGAATGCGGTCCGTTCTGGATATGGCCCTCCACTTGGATGCCCAGCGCATCGCTAAGAATCGTGCATGGCTTGCCCTCCATATCGAACTGCGGTACTTCGCCGTACAGCAGCAGTCCGCCGCCTGCAGTCAAGTAGTCCGCCAGCTTCCGTTGGATCGCCGCGCTCAAGTAGCGGGCGCACGGCAGCGCGAGTACAGGCGCTGCCTGCGGATCAAGCGGCTTGTTCTGAATGTCGACCGAGCTGAACCTGTAGCCGGCCAGCAGCATGCCGCGAGCCATGATTTCCCAGCCGCCGTAGGCGCGGTTAGCTTCGATGTTCTGGAGGATCTCTTTCGTTCTGTCGCTCTTCGGATACCGGTATTCGGTCATGTAGTAGTCCGGAATGAACGCAAACGCGACGCCGTCGCGCTCCTCGTTCATCACGGCGAGCTTGTCCTTCACCGCCATCATCGTCTTGATGGCCCGCCGCATGCGCGGATAGGTGTAGTTCAGCTCCCCTTCCGGGCTGACCGGAGCCGCGAAGCCGTGTCGCTCGCCGGTGAACGCGACGCGGTCGTTGCCGTCGCCGAGCTTCTGATCCATGCGGTAGTTGATGCCGCCCGTCATCAGATAGTAGTTGATCATCCGGTTGCCCTGCGCGATGCACATCCGCGTCTTGAAATCGGCTGCGGATACGTCGTAACGGCCGCCGTAGTTGTTGCCGTAGTTGCCGTCGCCGCATTCGAACTCCAGCGAGGTCAACGGCTGTTCCGGCAGATGGACGGCGTCCATGAAGCCGTTGATCAGGTACAGGTCCTGGAAGTTGCTCATCGTCAAGTCGCCGAAATAAATATCGGAGCCCGACAGATAGCCCGGCGCTTGCGTGTAGGATTCATACAGCTGGCTGATCCCGATCGGATAGGTAAAGCCGCGACCGCCGCCTGTGCCGTGGATGTTGACGAAGAACGGCACGCCGGTCACGCCGAACTCCTCGGCGCACGCTCTCAGCGTCGCCACATAGCGGGCGAACCGGTTGCGCATGTAGTAGCCTAGATCGTGAAGCAGCTCCGCCGTATACGTTTCCTTCGGCGAACGGATCGCTTCCAGCCGTTCGGCTTCGTTCTCCAGGCTGAACGGATAGCGCTGCTGCAGTTCGCCATCGTTATACGTACGGCCAAGCCATGCGGCAAAATCGGCCACGACGTTCTCGGTCAGATCCGGGCAGTTGCTCACCCAGGACAGCATGCCGATCTCGTTGTCGAGCTGAACGCCGATGATGCTGCCGCCCTTGCCATGCAGGCGAGGCGCGACTACGGCCATCACCGCCGCATACCAATTACGCGCTGCCGCTAGGAAGTTCGGCGCCAAGTAGTCCAATGTGCGAGTCGTCGCTGCCGCGCCGTCCCAGCCGTAAGGGATCACTTCCGGATATTTCTCGTACACCCAGAACGGAACGCCTTCGTTCTTCATTTCCGCCATAATGAACGGACCCGGACGAACGAAGAAATATAGCCCGTTCTCTTCGCAAAGGTCGATGAAGCCCGCCAGATCCAGCTCCGGGCGAGTATGGCCGTCAAGGTCGAACTCCCCTTCCACCGGCTCATGACACAGCCATGGGACGTACGATGCGACCGCGTTGCAGCCCGCGTCCTTCAGCTTGTCGATGCGGTCCTGCCACTCATGGCGCTGTAACCGGTAATAGTGAACCTCGCCGCACATAATGAGCTGAGGCTTGCCGTCGATAACGATTTGCTTATTGATGATTTCAATCATGTGAATGTGATTCTCCTGACTGTGTCTATAGTAATTGAAACTGAATTTAGAATAGCGACCGCAGAAGCGGAGTGGGCGATCATGGTGGAGAAACGAAGTGATCGTTTGCCCTGGATGAATGAATTTGCATGGCGCTAGCCACGCCAATCAATCATCCTTTGTACCCGGATTTCAACCGCTACGCGGAATTTGAAATTCAAAGAAATCTGGGTACAACAGCGATCGGAACCATGATACGCACGCGCAGCGCATGCGCCACAGCGTTTCTATTTCCGTTACAACTTAATCGCCAACGACTTCGACGACTCGATAATCTCTTCAACCGTCACTTCGCGTTCCAGCTGATTGGACAAATAGATGCCCTCGCTCACCAGAATCGTTTGCAGCGCGATTTCCGCTGTCGGCAGAAGCTTGACACGGCCTTGAAGGGCCGCAATCCAGTGCTGCTGCGACGAGTCGTAGGCATCCGTATTCTCGCGAAGCTGGTGCCAGCGGTAATCGGCGTAGCCGAGGTCGAACGTCGCGTCCATATCCATGTCGCTCAGTATCGTGTGGTAGCTGAACGGCGTTTTGCCTTGGCTCGTATAGCCCGGCAGGCGGATGCCGCCGGCGTTGCCGACGAGGCTGCTGCCTTCGAAGCCGTTCAGATGGATCGCCCACGCTTCGATGATGTCGAGCGTCAGCCCGCCTTCGAACCGGACGAAGCCGACGCCGAGCTCCTCGACATCGAAGCCGCTGATCGCCCGGCGCGTTTCATCCATCGCAACCTCTTGATACGTCTTGCCGGTAACGGTTTTCACCTTCGGCAGATCCATCAGATAGAGCAGCTGCGAGATGCGGTAAACGCCCATATCGAACAGCGCGCCGCCGGATGCGGTCGCCTTCCGGTTGAATTCCTTCGTCGCGTACCCGTCCACGAACGGGCGGCCGCGGCGCCGGTGGCCGGTCGAACGCGCATGGTACAGCTTGCCGAGCTTGCCTTCCTCGATGAGCATCTTCGCCGCCTTCGTCTCGGTTTGATAAATGAAGGCAAGCTGCACGTGCAGCATCTTGCCGGTCTCCTTCGCCGCATCGAGCATGCGTTTGCCGTCCGCGTAAGAGCCTGCGATCGGCTTCTCGCAGTAGACATGCTTGCCGGCTTCCAGCGCGGCGATCGTGATCGGCGCATGCAGGTTGTTATGCAAGCAGAC
It includes:
- a CDS encoding Gfo/Idh/MocA family protein; its protein translation is MSKIRIGIIGAGLIGKDHLEKYEKIEGAEVIALCDTNETQLKKMAEQFHVPHTYTDFRELIARDDLDAIDVCLHNNLHAPITIAALEAGKHVYCEKPIAGSYADGKRMLDAAKETGKMLHVQLAFIYQTETKAAKMLIEEGKLGKLYHARSTGHRRRGRPFVDGYATKEFNRKATASGGALFDMGVYRISQLLYLMDLPKVKTVTGKTYQEVAMDETRRAISGFDVEELGVGFVRFEGGLTLDIIEAWAIHLNGFEGSSLVGNAGGIRLPGYTSQGKTPFSYHTILSDMDMDATFDLGYADYRWHQLRENTDAYDSSQQHWIAALQGRVKLLPTAEIALQTILVSEGIYLSNQLEREVTVEEIIESSKSLAIKL
- a CDS encoding beta-galactosidase, translating into MIEIINKQIVIDGKPQLIMCGEVHYYRLQRHEWQDRIDKLKDAGCNAVASYVPWLCHEPVEGEFDLDGHTRPELDLAGFIDLCEENGLYFFVRPGPFIMAEMKNEGVPFWVYEKYPEVIPYGWDGAAATTRTLDYLAPNFLAAARNWYAAVMAVVAPRLHGKGGSIIGVQLDNEIGMLSWVSNCPDLTENVVADFAAWLGRTYNDGELQQRYPFSLENEAERLEAIRSPKETYTAELLHDLGYYMRNRFARYVATLRACAEEFGVTGVPFFVNIHGTGGGRGFTYPIGISQLYESYTQAPGYLSGSDIYFGDLTMSNFQDLYLINGFMDAVHLPEQPLTSLEFECGDGNYGNNYGGRYDVSAADFKTRMCIAQGNRMINYYLMTGGINYRMDQKLGDGNDRVAFTGERHGFAAPVSPEGELNYTYPRMRRAIKTMMAVKDKLAVMNEERDGVAFAFIPDYYMTEYRYPKSDRTKEILQNIEANRAYGGWEIMARGMLLAGYRFSSVDIQNKPLDPQAAPVLALPCARYLSAAIQRKLADYLTAGGGLLLYGEVPQFDMEGKPCTILSDALGIQVEGHIQNGPHSWPSVAAEGWAAGRPEVHTHFAQRLAPGDGEVFMRMYDSGAVCGVEAKVGQSGRAIVIATAYSGDVPLFKTALERLGAKAGLTHDNGYYGIFTTSTSNSEGERFVHVLNLDGFEKELQLTGNGEKLFGGRKLTIGSKDGYMLPIGMSFGDERIAYATAEIIAVAADSISFRLTQPEDVIAIETARQIASSADYDVQEEGGVKIVVSRKHAKVDDKLTVQFV
- a CDS encoding carbohydrate ABC transporter permease codes for the protein MTTIASNRIKRTAGERSFDIFNMLIMIAWSVAAIYPFWYILVMSFNTGADAAAGPIWFFPRVFTLENYMFVFQYDRLHSAFIVTALRCVIGPVLSVIVCMLAAFALSKRFLPGRKALLFFFMIPMFIGGTIISNYVVMSKLDLINNFLVYVLPGAFGFFTMVIMRTHIEELPAELQESAFIDGAGYFRIFVQIIFPLCMPVIAAFAFFAVVGNWLDYYTNLIYVTDRSLSTLQFVLYEIINRAEANTMIDFTKTSGAAARRLMAQKNNTVPTPEVIKMTVMVVVTFPLLFVYPFFQKYFVKGMLTGAVKA
- a CDS encoding ABC transporter permease, yielding MATTTSKQNVRRAKRGGLEKQNIKILYLFLVPAVVLTFIFAYLPMFSNYIAFLDYDFNKGWFGFGSEFVGFDNFAKFLTDDKFYKLIGRTLLYSITMMVATFPAPLIFALLLNELRGDRFKKVVQTTSYIPHFVSWVTVAGLFYMFLTVDPTGIINNIRQMFDPAAERISYMQDAKNFLPVLVISEMWKETGWGTILYLAALTSIDPQQYEAAQVDGASRWQRLIYITLPGLVPTMCILLIFSLSGLLATNFDQVFNLQNKMIRMETDTIGVYTYYQGLVSGQYSYSAAVGLFQGVISFILIMATNYTTKRLSNVGII